One genomic region from Heterodontus francisci isolate sHetFra1 chromosome 39, sHetFra1.hap1, whole genome shotgun sequence encodes:
- the LOC137352728 gene encoding hepatic and glial cell adhesion molecule-like, translating into MDVRRTRPSAIISIVLIWAAAALCLNVHLKEETIYGISGRSIYLEATYRVEPSNKLHSITWKVEKERPTRILQYIVSKNKTLPSTPYRHRIGFDSETGSLVLSRFAESDQGIYQITVTADDGAEDKASTEVTVYEPIAGVSVTMTANETGSGSNATLSCSVQSGTKPEFSWTKDGENITATGGLALWNTRQRLLLHMLSLDDCGTYTCSVTNLLNKQTHSLNLSASSGFPQCELRLSIKKRHYYLLLVSLVILATLLMGLAIYSTKVSKIALQCARSK; encoded by the exons ATGGATGTAAGAAGGACAAGACCCTCAGCGATAATCAGCATCGTGCTCATCTGGGCAG CTGCAGCGTTGTGTCTGAACGTGCATCTGAAGGAGGAAACCATTTACGGCATTAGCGGCCGGTCCATTTATCTGGAGGCGACTTACCGCGTGGAGCCATCAAACAAACTCCATAGTATCACCTGGAAAGTGGAAAAGGAGCGCCCCACTCGAATCCTGCAATATATCGTCAGCAAAAACAAAACACTGCCGTCCACACCATATCGCCACCGGATCGGGTTTGACAGTGAGACTGGCTCTCTTGTCCTCTCCAGGTTTGCAGAGAGTGACCAAGGCATCTATCAGATCACAGTGACTGCTGACGATGGGGCAGAGGACAAAGCTTCGACAGAGGTGACCGTCTACG AACCCATTGCAGGAGTTTCGGTTACCATGACAGCCAATGAAACCGGCTCCGGGAGCAACGCGACTCTAAGTTGCTCAGTGCAAAGTGGCACAAAGCCGGAATTCTCTTGGACAAAGGATGGGGAGAATATCACGGCGACAGGCGGATTGGCCCTTTGGAATACGAGACAGAGACTGCTTCTGCACATGCTCAGTCTGGATGACTGTGGCACCTACACCTGTTCAGTGACCAATCTACTCAACAAGCAGACGCACAGTCTGAACCTATCAG CCTCCTCAGGTTTCCCCCAGTGTGAACTGCGACTCAGCATAAAGAAGAGACATTATTACCTGTTACTTGTCTCACTTGTGATCTTGGCTACATTGCTGATGGGCCTGGCAATATATTCTACAAAAG TCAGTAAAATCGCTCTCCAGTGCGCAAGGTCAAAATAA